A genome region from Meriones unguiculatus strain TT.TT164.6M chromosome 19, Bangor_MerUng_6.1, whole genome shotgun sequence includes the following:
- the LOC110562766 gene encoding putative vomeronasal receptor-like protein 4 isoform X2, which translates to MKMIWRDLIQRMIFISLTGLGVLGNTILFERHVYTFTMDPEHRNIDIILIHLAFVNTIIIYCIGVRKIATVFYIRNFLNDVGCKTVIYLERVARGLSICTTCLLSVVQAVTINPRISLWRRLKPQTVWHVLAFLLLFWIFNSLISFNLLHYITAGSNMNRSEVGMYNDYCYMLPSRHTVKWLFLSLMALRDVTFQGLMGWSSGSMALRLYKHYIHVLYLHSSSSAHNSRPEIRATKSVLTLMTCFLFFYWADFIFSFYTGSTVTHDSIVANTKACLVLSYAALSPFVLIIRNIHAAKPCCVP; encoded by the coding sequence ATGAAGATGATTTGGAGAGATCTCATCCAGAGAATGATTTTCATTTCACTCACAGGACTTGGAGTTTTAGGGAATACCATCTTATTTGAGAGACACGTATATACTTTCACCATGGATCCTGAACACAGGAATATAGATATTATTCTCATCCACTTGGCTTTTGTAAACACAATCATTATTTATTGCATAGGGGTCAGAAAAATAGCCACAGTTTTCTATATCAGAAACTTCCTAAATGATGTTGGTTGCAAAACTGTAATTTATCTAGAAAGGGTTGCCCGTGGCCTCTCCATCTGCACCACCTGTCTCCTCAGTGTGGTCCAGGCTGTCACCATCAATCCCAGGATCAGCCTTTGGAGAAGGCTAAAACCACAGACTGTATGGCATGTTCtagcctttcttcttctcttttggaTCTTTAATTCCCTGATAAGCTTCAACTTGCTACACTACATCACAGCAGGCAGTAACATGAACAGGTCTGAAGTTGGGATGTATAATGATTATTGCTATATGCTGCCATCCAGGCACACAGTTAAGTGGCTTTTCCTCTCCCTCATGGCTCTTCGTGATGTCACTTTTCAGGGTCTCATGGGCTGGAGCAGTGGGTCTATGGCTCTTCGTCTGTATAAACATTACATACATGTTCTGTATCTTCACAGCTCCAGCTCTGCACATAATTCCAGGCCAGAAATCAGAGCTACCAAAAGTGTTCTCACTCTCATgacctgtttccttttcttttattgggcagattttattttctccttctacacAGGTTCCACAGTGACACATGATTCCATAGTAGCAAATACTAAAGCATGTTTAGTACTTAGTTATGCAGCTCTCAGCCCCTTTGTCCTGATCATTAGGAATATCCATGCTGCTAAGCCCTGCTGTGTCCCATGA
- the LOC110562766 gene encoding putative vomeronasal receptor-like protein 4 isoform X1 has translation MTLEIKKKGTRIKSGIYKHIYIIYCSFHFRKQKTHRHEPYHADVLVFLKRVFLVLGMKMIWRDLIQRMIFISLTGLGVLGNTILFERHVYTFTMDPEHRNIDIILIHLAFVNTIIIYCIGVRKIATVFYIRNFLNDVGCKTVIYLERVARGLSICTTCLLSVVQAVTINPRISLWRRLKPQTVWHVLAFLLLFWIFNSLISFNLLHYITAGSNMNRSEVGMYNDYCYMLPSRHTVKWLFLSLMALRDVTFQGLMGWSSGSMALRLYKHYIHVLYLHSSSSAHNSRPEIRATKSVLTLMTCFLFFYWADFIFSFYTGSTVTHDSIVANTKACLVLSYAALSPFVLIIRNIHAAKPCCVP, from the exons ATGACTTTAGAAATCAAA AAAAAAGGCACAAGAATAAAATCAGGTATTTAcaagcatatttacataatatactGTTCTTTTCactttagaaaacagaaaactcatAGGCATGAGCCATATCATGCTGATGTCCTTGTGTTTCTCAAAAGGGTTTTCTTAGTTCTGGGCATGAAGATGATTTGGAGAGATCTCATCCAGAGAATGATTTTCATTTCACTCACAGGACTTGGAGTTTTAGGGAATACCATCTTATTTGAGAGACACGTATATACTTTCACCATGGATCCTGAACACAGGAATATAGATATTATTCTCATCCACTTGGCTTTTGTAAACACAATCATTATTTATTGCATAGGGGTCAGAAAAATAGCCACAGTTTTCTATATCAGAAACTTCCTAAATGATGTTGGTTGCAAAACTGTAATTTATCTAGAAAGGGTTGCCCGTGGCCTCTCCATCTGCACCACCTGTCTCCTCAGTGTGGTCCAGGCTGTCACCATCAATCCCAGGATCAGCCTTTGGAGAAGGCTAAAACCACAGACTGTATGGCATGTTCtagcctttcttcttctcttttggaTCTTTAATTCCCTGATAAGCTTCAACTTGCTACACTACATCACAGCAGGCAGTAACATGAACAGGTCTGAAGTTGGGATGTATAATGATTATTGCTATATGCTGCCATCCAGGCACACAGTTAAGTGGCTTTTCCTCTCCCTCATGGCTCTTCGTGATGTCACTTTTCAGGGTCTCATGGGCTGGAGCAGTGGGTCTATGGCTCTTCGTCTGTATAAACATTACATACATGTTCTGTATCTTCACAGCTCCAGCTCTGCACATAATTCCAGGCCAGAAATCAGAGCTACCAAAAGTGTTCTCACTCTCATgacctgtttccttttcttttattgggcagattttattttctccttctacacAGGTTCCACAGTGACACATGATTCCATAGTAGCAAATACTAAAGCATGTTTAGTACTTAGTTATGCAGCTCTCAGCCCCTTTGTCCTGATCATTAGGAATATCCATGCTGCTAAGCCCTGCTGTGTCCCATGA